From one Chlamydiota bacterium genomic stretch:
- a CDS encoding lipase maturation factor family protein, which produces MKELRPISQPPLKPLMIFDGDCQFCRSWIEHWREQTQGKIDYLPFQKVEHLFPEIPHESFEKAIQFIMPDGSLYEGAEAIFQALAQAPHKRWMLYFYKNFPGFSKISEWAYQWIAQHRKLLITKFFFRAKFSHPNYFLTQWLFLRLLGIIYFIAFVSLGTQILGLVGQDGILPAHSFLEAVKKHFGSQIYHLLPTLAWVNTSDVFLKYLCTAGTFLSVLVITGIAVIPSLLILWVLYLSLMIVGQAFLSFQWDTLLLETGFLAVFFAPGGILPKWRSPSQVSKTILWLIRWLLFRLMFESGCVKLLSGDMTWRNLTALQYHYETQPLPTWIGWYIHHLPLEFHKASTFLMFVIELIIPWLTFLGRKARIFAFFSFFLLQGMILLTGNYCFFNLLTLTLCLSLLDDQTLQQWIPKIFLRRLGPLSLRKQNSFVKLIRGTFAIFIFLLSTAQGFGLFSKSKPFPKFVYKSLHALEPYHMINRYGLFAVMTQKRPEIIIEGSQDGENWTAYSFKWKPGDCKKGPSFVAPHQPRLDWQMWFAALGSTQNNPWILNFLKCLLEGSPEVLQLLKENPFPSEPPHYVRALLYQYHFSDLSERRQKGIWWTRELLGLYCPILSLKSSEAEHEVHPIKILQ; this is translated from the coding sequence ATGAAAGAGTTGCGACCTATCTCTCAGCCTCCCTTAAAGCCCCTCATGATTTTTGATGGGGACTGTCAATTTTGTCGTTCCTGGATAGAACATTGGAGAGAGCAAACTCAAGGGAAAATAGATTATCTCCCCTTTCAAAAAGTAGAGCACCTGTTTCCAGAAATTCCTCATGAATCTTTCGAGAAAGCCATACAATTCATCATGCCGGATGGTTCTCTCTACGAAGGAGCTGAAGCGATTTTTCAAGCTTTGGCTCAAGCACCTCACAAAAGATGGATGCTTTATTTCTATAAAAACTTTCCTGGATTTTCAAAAATTTCCGAATGGGCTTATCAATGGATCGCTCAACATCGTAAATTATTGATCACAAAATTCTTCTTTCGCGCAAAATTTTCTCATCCAAATTATTTTTTAACTCAATGGCTATTCTTAAGACTTCTGGGAATTATTTACTTTATTGCATTTGTGTCTTTGGGAACGCAGATCTTAGGATTAGTCGGTCAAGATGGGATTCTCCCCGCTCATTCTTTTCTTGAAGCTGTAAAAAAACATTTTGGATCTCAAATCTATCATCTTCTTCCTACCCTAGCTTGGGTTAACACAAGTGATGTCTTTCTAAAATACTTATGCACTGCGGGCACTTTTTTATCTGTACTGGTTATTACTGGAATTGCCGTTATCCCTTCTCTTTTGATCTTATGGGTTCTTTACCTTTCCCTTATGATCGTGGGACAAGCTTTTTTGTCTTTTCAATGGGACACTCTTCTTCTTGAGACAGGTTTCTTAGCCGTTTTCTTTGCTCCTGGGGGAATCCTTCCCAAATGGAGATCTCCATCTCAGGTTTCTAAAACGATTCTTTGGCTCATCCGTTGGCTTTTATTTCGCCTGATGTTCGAATCAGGATGCGTCAAACTCCTGAGTGGAGATATGACCTGGAGAAATTTGACCGCTCTCCAATACCATTATGAAACCCAACCCCTCCCAACGTGGATCGGGTGGTATATTCATCATCTACCTTTGGAATTCCATAAAGCTTCGACCTTTCTTATGTTTGTGATTGAACTCATTATCCCCTGGCTTACTTTTCTAGGCCGTAAGGCAAGAATTTTTGCTTTTTTTTCTTTTTTCCTTCTTCAAGGAATGATTCTTCTTACAGGAAATTACTGTTTTTTTAACTTGCTGACACTCACTCTTTGTCTCTCCCTTCTAGATGATCAAACCCTTCAACAATGGATTCCTAAAATTTTCTTAAGAAGATTAGGCCCTCTTTCTCTACGAAAACAAAATTCATTTGTTAAACTGATTCGTGGAACATTTGCCATTTTTATTTTTCTTTTAAGTACAGCTCAAGGATTTGGGCTCTTTTCAAAATCAAAACCTTTTCCAAAATTTGTGTATAAAAGCCTTCACGCCCTTGAACCTTATCACATGATTAATCGCTATGGCCTTTTTGCAGTCATGACTCAAAAACGCCCTGAAATCATCATTGAAGGAAGCCAAGATGGTGAAAATTGGACAGCCTATTCATTCAAGTGGAAACCAGGGGATTGTAAGAAAGGCCCAAGCTTTGTCGCCCCCCATCAACCTCGACTTGATTGGCAAATGTGGTTTGCGGCCCTGGGAAGCACTCAAAATAATCCATGGATTTTAAACTTTTTAAAATGTCTATTAGAAGGTTCTCCTGAAGTGCTTCAACTCCTTAAAGAAAATCCCTTTCCCTCAGAACCTCCCCACTACGTTCGTGCCCTTCTCTATCAATATCATTTTTCAGATTTGTCCGAGCGGCGTCAAAAAGGCATTTGGTGGACCCGAGAACTTTTAGGACTCTACTGTCCTATTCTCTCCCTTAAAAGCTCAGAAGCTGAGCACGAAGTTCACCCCATAAAAATCCTACAATAA
- a CDS encoding AbrB/MazE/SpoVT family DNA-binding domain-containing protein, with amino-acid sequence MEASVVTLKGQIVIPAKLRKLVGIRQGTKVFFEEKDGDIIVHPATPHFYERTCGILKGGHLVKTLEESRRKEKEREKSKFEKF; translated from the coding sequence ATGGAAGCTTCTGTAGTCACCCTGAAAGGGCAAATCGTTATTCCAGCTAAATTGAGGAAACTTGTTGGAATCAGACAAGGGACCAAGGTCTTTTTCGAAGAAAAAGATGGGGATATCATTGTTCATCCCGCAACACCTCACTTTTACGAACGAACTTGCGGCATTCTCAAAGGCGGTCACCTCGTGAAAACTCTTGAGGAGTCACGGCGTAAGGAAAAAGAAAGGGAGAAGAGCAAGTTTGAAAAGTTCTAA
- a CDS encoding type II toxin-antitoxin system VapC family toxin, giving the protein MKSSKVLDSWALLAYFEGQKEGLRVTGILKEAAQKGRDLLISVINWGEVLYIIQSRYGKEKKDEIEHLMSQMHLKIIDVNTDLTRIAASFKAVKKLPYADCFAAALAKQEKISLLTGDRDFLVIENDVTIDWL; this is encoded by the coding sequence TTGAAAAGTTCTAAGGTCTTAGATAGTTGGGCACTTTTAGCTTACTTTGAGGGTCAGAAAGAAGGACTCAGAGTAACAGGAATTCTTAAGGAAGCGGCCCAGAAAGGGAGAGATCTCTTGATTTCAGTTATTAATTGGGGAGAAGTTCTTTACATCATTCAGTCCAGATACGGTAAGGAGAAAAAGGATGAAATTGAGCATCTCATGAGCCAGATGCATCTCAAAATCATCGATGTAAATACAGATTTAACGAGAATTGCAGCGTCCTTCAAAGCGGTTAAAAAACTCCCCTACGCCGATTGCTTTGCCGCTGCACTTGCAAAACAAGAAAAAATATCTCTCCTCACAGGTGATAGAGACTTCCTTGTTATAGAAAACGATGTCACCATCGATTGGCTGTAA
- a CDS encoding type II secretion system protein GspG has product MRISEYRNDYKSFDKSGPCGFTITEMLVVVVIVGIILAMSLPTAKTSFEKMRIHQTQTDIAKLEMALEGYKSKYGVYPNAGSGQSVPRSALENSTDQFMHFPPERIIDGNFCDSWNMAYRYDMPGTNQPNFADIASAGPDRHVTGSWMTSTTGDDADNITNWSQNR; this is encoded by the coding sequence TTGAGAATTTCAGAATATAGAAATGATTATAAAAGCTTTGATAAAAGCGGTCCATGTGGATTTACCATTACTGAAATGTTAGTCGTAGTCGTTATTGTAGGAATCATTCTTGCGATGAGTTTACCTACAGCAAAGACTTCTTTTGAAAAAATGAGAATTCACCAAACTCAAACCGATATTGCAAAGCTTGAGATGGCCTTAGAAGGTTATAAATCAAAATACGGTGTTTACCCCAACGCTGGTTCAGGCCAGTCGGTCCCCAGGAGCGCGTTAGAAAATTCAACCGATCAATTTATGCATTTCCCTCCTGAAAGAATAATCGATGGGAATTTCTGTGATTCCTGGAATATGGCTTATCGCTATGATATGCCAGGTACAAACCAGCCTAATTTTGCTGATATTGCTTCGGCAGGTCCTGATCGTCATGTCACGGGAAGTTGGATGACGAGTACAACGGGTGATGATGCAGATAATATCACCAATTGGAGTCAGAACCGGTAA
- a CDS encoding outer membrane beta-barrel protein, giving the protein MIKKFFILGLFLISVSILRGEERRQELPGEVVQISESTQETAQEPEERPVSSEKKTGKSSGDFKNFYKKHFNTTLGLSEQWDSNILLDESGENDDFITLINPDVTLHFSNDLGYIETEWIGRYNYYADLDEFTISNSVSALGFLTPNERLALGARGNFDMTEESLVPTVFGDRILQLGYDIISTQPQVKYRWTEKWVSDISYQFDKIDIDNSALDDDVDREGQGFLTNWEFEVTPSLFLIGGYAFRDVNFNENSLKDSFSNLYSGGIRKKIPNLFNVDLKVTYDDKDFDHSPDDENVDIAGSITSTFSRYTTFIFNGSYGLQESSRSEFTQYTTRRFSLILQHYLMPKTVLILKGSYERQTFDDGDLLVTFVTGDQETELYSASVDLRRTLFSWLSVEVGYNFQERDTDFDREDLQDHIIHWGIKAYF; this is encoded by the coding sequence ATGATTAAGAAGTTTTTTATATTAGGACTCTTCCTAATTTCAGTTTCTATATTAAGAGGAGAAGAGAGACGTCAAGAACTTCCAGGCGAGGTTGTTCAAATTTCAGAATCAACTCAAGAAACAGCTCAAGAACCTGAAGAAAGGCCTGTTTCAAGTGAAAAGAAAACGGGAAAATCGTCTGGTGATTTTAAAAATTTTTACAAAAAACATTTTAACACGACCCTGGGTCTTTCAGAACAGTGGGACAGCAATATTCTCCTAGATGAATCGGGTGAAAATGATGATTTTATTACTTTGATTAATCCGGATGTGACCCTTCACTTTAGCAATGACTTGGGATACATTGAAACGGAGTGGATCGGGCGGTATAACTACTATGCTGATTTAGACGAATTCACAATCTCTAACAGTGTGTCTGCTTTAGGATTTTTGACCCCCAATGAGCGTCTGGCCTTGGGGGCTCGAGGCAATTTTGATATGACCGAAGAAAGTCTTGTCCCGACAGTATTCGGAGATCGAATTCTTCAATTGGGATACGACATTATATCAACTCAACCTCAGGTCAAGTATCGATGGACGGAGAAATGGGTTTCGGATATCTCTTACCAATTCGACAAAATCGACATTGATAATTCAGCCCTAGACGATGACGTGGATCGGGAAGGGCAAGGCTTTTTAACCAACTGGGAATTTGAAGTGACTCCAAGTCTTTTTTTAATCGGGGGCTATGCCTTTAGAGATGTCAATTTTAATGAGAATTCCTTAAAGGATTCTTTTAGTAATTTGTACTCGGGTGGAATACGTAAAAAAATTCCTAATCTTTTTAATGTAGATCTTAAAGTTACTTATGATGACAAAGATTTTGATCATTCTCCCGATGATGAGAATGTGGATATAGCAGGATCTATTACTTCCACTTTTTCTCGATATACCACCTTCATCTTCAATGGAAGTTATGGCTTACAAGAATCTTCTCGGTCAGAGTTTACTCAATATACAACGCGACGGTTCTCTCTCATTCTTCAACACTATCTTATGCCTAAGACGGTTCTCATCTTAAAAGGGAGCTACGAGCGCCAGACTTTTGACGATGGGGATCTTTTGGTTACCTTTGTTACCGGGGATCAGGAAACGGAACTTTACAGTGCTTCTGTCGATCTTCGGCGGACGCTTTTTAGCTGGCTGAGCGTTGAGGTTGGATATAATTTTCAAGAGCGGGACACAGATTTTGATAGAGAAGATCTGCAAGACCACATCATTCATTGGGGTATCAAAGCCTATTTTTAA